The sequence atagctaaaataacaaaaaaagatgcagagcttaaatACCTCAtatatgcaaacaaaagcagtttaTAGTAGATTTTTTTCCTATACCAGTCTTTTGAAtaccacacactgcttttgactaattttatgtcactcctggtgcaaaaattcaagcagatcagtttggtttaatggattgagatcatccatcttcctcttgattatattccagaggtttttaatttggtaaaatcaaagaaactcaccaccTATTGGTAAGAAAGGCCCAGAAACTGGGGGGTTCAAATCAAGGATGCTGGTTACACCTGGTTGTGCCCTTAGGCAAGGTAAGGTATTCAACCTCTGCTGCCCCAGACACAATTGTACACTATACTGCTGGGGGACACTATGTTGTTCCCTATACATGATACTGATATCAGTAACAGTTCTGACCTCGGACAGAGCTAAAGATGACAGTCTGGGAGATTTTAGGAAATATTTGGCTGGACAGGCCATAACATAAGGGTGAATAGCTGTCTAACCAATGGTAAACTCTAAGATCTTTAGCTAACTGTTTTTTGGAAATGTATACACATATCTAAATGTTTAACTGAAATCCTGTCAACTTAAGTGTGACATAATTCCCAGCTCAGACACCTGACATTAAAAGTAAATGGAATGGagcattaatcatttttaattaaaatgaaatgcACATGGTTTCTAGGAAGCCATAAGAAACCCACCTGACCACCCCTTCCACCAgccaccctcccacacacacctaacacacacaatcacatacacaaaaacacacacacatagactgaTCCACCCTGTCGAGCCTATATAAATCCAGGAGTTATAGGCATTTGCAGCGACGAGTGACCAGTAGCAGATGGAAGCATAAGTGTCTGTTGTATTTGTTCATTCTAAAATATAGGTTTGTATCTgtttgtatctgtctgtctgtctgtttgtttgtctctTCCATGCATTTCTATTTTGAAAGCACTTGCTTTGATCTTGAtatttaacttgtggtttttgcTGTTTAAATGGAAAAATTGAAACTCCAAAAAGGAACTTTTCCAGGAGAAGAAAAATGATTTCTCAATGTGTGTTaatgtacaatgtttttttattccctGTAGTTTTTGACAGCTGTTGTGTTCAAATGATtttcaaatgtaaatgtaaactgaAACAGACAAAAAATGAAGATACATGCTTGTTTTTTTGGGCTTCACCAATATTAGTGTAATTTATGTAAGACAGTACTTTAATACTATTGTTTTTAACACTATTAAGTCAAAAATCCACCACAAAATCTCATAAATAATTTCATAAGTCTTATGTTTATTTGTCTGCAGCGCATGGAGGCGACCAACGGCACAAATAACATGCAGTTGTTCTCGTATGAGCAGGTCTACAAGGTGGACTTTGATGCTGCCACTGGGACTAAGATTGCAGTGGTGGTGCTCATGGTGGTGTTCTTCGTCTACATAAACTGCATCATGCTTTTCGCTCTAAAAAGCAAGTCCACTTTCCACGAGTCTCCTCGCTACATTCTGTTCGGCCACATGCTGTTCAACGACTCTGTCCTGCTGTTGGTCACAGCTGTTATGTATGGCATGTCCCTTGCTCTTCTTCATGTAGCCAAGGCCTTATGCTTACTGTTGGTCCTCATCTCTAGCTGCACTTTCCAGAATGCTCCTCTGACTCTGGCCCTGATGTCTCTGGAGCGCTATGTGGCAATCTGCTTCCCTCTGAGGCACGCCGCCATTGCCACCCAGAAAAGCACAGCCATTGCCATAGGAATCATTTGGTTCCTCAGCTCCCTGAACTTTGTAACTGACATCATATATGAATTCATCATCGATCCCAATCATTTAGTCAAAATCACGTTTTGCACGCGAGAGAAACTATTCGTGACCAAGTGGCAGGCTGATAAAGCTCAAGGATTTgacattctttattttgtttcagtcTTGCTGATCATCATCTTCACCTACATCAGCATTATTGTGGCAGCCAGGTCTGTGTCCTCTAACAAAGACTCTGCCCACAAAGCCCACAGGACTGTACTGCTGCATCTCTTTCAGCTGGGCCTGTGCCTCACCTCATTTCTATACAGCACCATAGAGAGAATGCTGTATATGAtgactggtagcagcagctctcTCTTTATACATCTGCGATATCTGAACTTTCTCATCGTCCTGATTCTGCCTCGCTGTCTCAGTCCTCTTATTTATGGGCTGAGGGACGATGCAGTGCGGCCTTTATTCAGATACTATTTCTGCTATGCAACTAGAAAAGTGAAACCTGCATCCAATGGTGTCTAGAGTGTATCTCCAGCATGTGACACCAAGCACAGATTACCATTTGTTCTTTTTGTTGGTTTATATCATTTTCTACTagaagacaatgtaaaaaaaaaaggttttaaatatTTCCCCAATTGTGTTCAGTTGAATTCTGTTGGCCAATAAATGTTCTAATCGCACAAAGAGCAGCTTACTTTTGTGAAATATCAACTGTATCAACTGTCTTTATATGATTAAGAACTCTATTTTTTATATGTGTATGTCCAGGTTCAGAATATGAATATATGAGAAATGGCATTATATTATAAGCCAAAATGTACTAAAATGAATACAGCACATTTTTACTGCACATCACTTGTTGCTCAACCCAGCAGCCACTGTCTTACCCTGTCTAGTAATAAACAAAGGACCACCATGGGATCTCCAACCCCCACCAAACTACTAATTTTTCAGTACAGTAGTAAAATCAACATGATAATGTTATAATATTGTGTGTTTCATTGGTACACACTAAATtttccagtgttaaatcaacacataTAGTGTTAAATTACACTGCCAGTTGATTCTGTTGCACCTGCTCAAGCACTGCTCATGTGTTTGTGTGCTGTGCTCAGTGACATGATTCCACCTGAGGACATGATGACCAATATGATCAATAGAGCAAAGGTTTTTTGAATACTGCATATGTCTTATTTCCAGATTACGAAAATGTTACAACAGCAGCATCTAAtccatatttttttgcacatttatgCAGTCTAAATTCAGACACTAGTAAAGAGAAATGAAAAACAGGAGACAAATAATAACTGGTACTTTAAAAATTCTCAGATTTTGCATGTAGTAGGGTGGTGTCGCCCAGACACTTttctaaatattaataaatatattttttcttttctaaatattcaacatttaatcagataaattcagtgggCAGCTCATATTTGACTGTAAAGACAATTTCATCATTTATATTTCAACAtatttttgttctagaaatcagggcAGAACTAGTTCTATGGAACGTAAAATGTTTAATTCaagcatttgaattgttaaatGGTTTAAACAGAAGTGTAGAagcaaaaatatacttttaaaatgagctggttttatctccagcactaacacaCCCTAACACACCTACAGTACGTAAATTAGGTCCTATATGAGAAAGTgcttctaaatgtatttttaagtctGTGACACATTTGTCACCACAGGCAATTTTGGTATATATGATCAATTGAAGTTTAATAAACACCCAAATGGTTCTTCAATCAAGTTTGGAAGAAAACATTCTGCCTTCTCTGAGGAAGCTGAAGCTTGAGTGCCACTGAACCTTTCAACAGGACAGTTTTCCCAAGCATACATCGAAGTCCACCCTTGTTTGATTTCAGGAGAAGTTATTACACTCTCTTGACTTGAACACTATTGAAAATGCTTTGTACAATTTGAAGAAAGCAACTGCAGCATGCAAATATCAGCAAACTGAAGTTAACTGCCCTAAGGTGAAGCTGGTGTCTgcctataatataatttaaagttaAGGTTGTATAATTGTGAGCGCAAATCTTTGCGCTGCAGATCATAATTCATAAAGGTTTAGCCTGACAaataaacctaaatgtatttattcaagAACAAATATAGTTTTAGTTAAGATATTGAGCACCTACAGTAGCATGTGTGGGGCCACAATAGGGTGCTAATGGGGGAACACagaaaatttacattttacattacatttaaggcATTCAGCTGATGCTCGTAtacagagcgacttacaaggttattcttaTTACAGAGGTGAACCAATGCAATGTTAGAAGTCTGGCCCAATGATTCTTAtttgtgtagcacagcatagttacCCACACCTGGAACAGAAGGGGACCTGAAACAAAAAAGTTTAGAACTGCTGCCCTAATGTATTAAGAATGAAACATAAGATTAAGGGATCTATGTTACAATCCTTACATGTCAGATCAGAAAGCAATTTAGTACACTGAGGGAATTTTTAAATATAGGGAACGgttaatctctctctatctctctctctctctctctctctctctctatatatatatatatatacatatatatatatatgtatatatatatatatatatatatatatattttttatatatacacttaatTTGACTTTATAGTGCAATTATTAGTTACAGAGCCCCTGGATggatgtggtgtattttttttacgtaaaaaaagtGGAGAGCACCACAtacaaagtggtgagcaccagatagtaggTGGTAGCTAAGTACTaagtagctaatgttaactactttatttcagtaaggaatgttttagctagataggttagctaacgttaaattatgttatgtaataacaaaagtttgggagaaggaccacgcccgaactctacgttctaactccaccccgtatcaatcaaccgtcctataaatacctcccctaactaactacctctcgtgacgaaaacttcgcatcagtcgaatctgccgcacccgcctgctagcattcGCTcgttctccgtcatggacctttaactcaccgcctccgacgaggacctcttccctcctggccagcctgtctccactcctgctccacctcgccgggctcgtcgtctgaattccgtaatctccattccggctactcctggttctactccggctactgcttattcttcctcccgggtcggtcgtcctcaccagtgcacccccggatctcggcactcctgccgctcttctcccccttcccctactccacctcgccgggctcgtcgtctgaattccgtaatctccattccggctactcctggttctactccggctactgcttattcttcctcccgggtcggtcgtcctcaccagtgcacccccggatctcggcactcccgccactcttctcccccttcccctactccgcctcgccgggctcgtcgtctgaattccgtaatctccattccggctactcctggttctactccggctactgcttattcttcctcccgggtcggtcgtcctcaccagtgcacccccggatctcggcactcccgccgctcttctaccccttcccctgctcctcctgcgcgggctcgccgctccggacgcccgtcttcctcggccggcctcgccggccctgggcccctctctcgcatgtccgattggactgttgttaagctgcagcgggtttttgaagggccgcggcatccctttcccccgttctgctccaaaagcagAACTTTTCACTggacctctgaacagcgcacatgagccgcaccggcgtcgcggcctgatgacgtcacccgctcaactcgctgccgctgcagctctcgcgcccctggcgcggcaccaaattcgcctcagcgcctcgtctctcgtctctctcgtctctcttcccctctgtcgtccaactccccctccttctgtcgtccaactccccctccttctgtcgtccaactccccctccctcagtcgtccaactccccctccctctgtcgtccaactccccctccttctgtcgtccaactccccctccctcagtcgtccaactccccctccctcagtcgtccaactgctgttctccaacagtgttgccgaCTTGCCAacgtagtttttgtttgttattgagagtttaaatgaacacacgtgctcttcagtttctcctcagcgagcagcaggtgctgccgcaaGCCCTgcccacgacactcacagcgcagtctcagtcagaccacacactcacaccgctcttcaaacacgctgcaacgaactgcgcatacctaaagccgccgctgactgtcaaaaaaaaaaaaaaaaaaaaattaatcatgtaatttacgttaaaatggagttattttcagaagtctctgcctatttataaaagcaacggacgtagttcatttgttagagttcatttgtaacattctaacatttaaggggttttcatcacaaattgcagccatggctactttccttactgagcagttggcaacactattctccaacccgtcccttccagccagcctttctccttcctttactccgtcaattctcttcccgcctcctctctcgccgtttctcaccgggctgcagcacccgctcagctccttgctggagcttcatgaccttcattctctatctacagcgccgccccctctcagctcgcgctgcggttcatctccaacactggaaccctgctacattccaagacgccccggatctggaacttcattgacgtatgtttgcgggacgaagctccccatcccgcgatgggcctggctatctaaggctgacgtggtttcggctttcaaaatcctccctctccatcctgactcctggcgccttttcagagtccgtttttcagttcaccttgcttcgggtgcaaagtaaccccaagcttcgattcctttgctaaggcgctctgctggatttgcttaacacgggccccagttcgtgctccacctcctgggtaacttcgtcgtcggtcctccttcctcgcccctcttgatgggtcttgaagccacgaccagcgctttcactcgcctccgtgccccgccgtcggagaactccgttggtccctccacatctctcgagtttcttgggatctttctggactccgcctcctttcaagtctccccgcccgtacctagcaccgtctttccccccccctcggccactttattcacaacccaaaatctaacccagggtcgttctttcatttcccgcctcctccgcttggcttttcgtccgagccctccaccattcgttatgctcaactgatactgcacgtcagagctccatttctggctgtgcctcctctgcaatcgaccgggtttttcttctacgccaacgcagcttccagctcttttgatatcaagctattcacagatgccgctccttcctctggtcgcttctgcttggccggagaacttcatgtgctccgccgcgcgattcttctgcgctctctggacttatatgcggtcctcgtcgctgccctcctttggggacatgaatggtcaggaaaatcaattttactccattcagacaatctcgccgcggtccacatcatcaacaaaagtcgatcaaaatcgctagacataatgccttttatccgtcgcctcacttggcactccattaagcatcagttcataattaaagctgtccacatcccaggtttatccaactctattgctgactctctttctcgctttcaattccagaaattcagatccttggctccgcatgcagactgcaacccaacgccggtacctccattttcactaactacactacacctaacccccgtctgaacgaactaatcctccaagcacaacaaaccatcctttcagccgtttccccacagacactctctacttactggtcaagctggaaagcatacaaaaatttccactccacacataatgtatctttcccttctcatcatccatccgtaatagcagcttatattactttcattcacactcaacattcagcccgttcctcatcactcagagtccatctggcagctatcaattttttcactaaactaattactggcataccacacccttcctctaatcaccctcaaatttcccttctcctgaaaggaatccaaaaatcagaaactccatactcacacgaacgagctcccatctcaccagaaatcctccatcgttgcattcaaaccctccgatcaggcttttaccctccgacaacatcctccacgctccaatcgctatttctcctggcatacttcggattcctcagatgctcagaattcacttcactAAAAATCTCCCTCAACTCCTTTTCataccccctcatatcagatctcagcatcctggactcggatactctcacctttaaaatcaagcgaagcaaaactgaccaacttggcaaaaccacgatcctccatctgtttaaacttgactcacccctcagccgtgcgaaccactcgtccaccacctaaatctccggctctctcaacaagcatcaccttcggatactctgttcactacggaatctggtagtataatcacaaggcactggttccacacacatttccgccgcatcctttcagtcaacggttactcaccagaccaattctccgcccactcattccgcatcggtgcagcatccaacgcctccagacaaggaatccccgagcacgtcatcaagcttctcggacggtggtcttctcaggcgtaccactcatacatccgttccaaaccagacgatttgagacaggctcatctcaaactagcttcattataagctccatattttggggatataactgcacgcttcttcagcacgcagttcagaactccagcccaaatttccccgagttccctccccttttttcttcctccttttctacttctataaggcgtggtccgcacttagcaaaatgatgttatgtaataacaaaagtttgggagaaggaccacgcccgaactctacgttctaactccaccccgtatcaatcaaccgtcctataaatacctcccctaactaactacctctcgtgacgaaaacttcgcaacccacctcctccccaacaacccccttttttctactcttccacttctcattaaataaaaagggggggatataactgcacgcttcttcagcacgcagttcagaactccagcccaaatttccccgagttccctccccttttttcttcctccttttctacttctataaggcgtggtccgcacttagcaaactactttatttcagtgtggaatgtcttagctagataggttagctaacattaactactttatttcagtgtggaatgttttagttagataggttagctaacgctagttacgtatgtaactgtggttatgtgaatagtggatgaccgccagggcggtgcttaatgtggatGTATCACTGCCGTGCCCACAGCGAACCGAGAGTAGTATGCCAACGAAGTCACtcacgtgacacagcgtgtgacgcatGCAGGGGTATAATaccccctggcactcgctgctcctcctcagTCTTGGTTCTTCTCGCAATCCAAGTGACCAAGaaccctggcggtcatccactatgcacataaccacagttacatacgtaactagcgttatGTTTCATAGTTCCTGACCGCCAAggcggtgcttaatgtggatGAAACATACCAGTGATGTCACGAGGAGACTCCGGACAGAACCGCCGTAGATAAGCCCTCGGCGGCTGCCACATTCATActgtaaaaacaagaaaatgtgCATGGTGACGACCATGTGGCCGCTGCACAAATCTCCAGTAGAGACACTCCTCGAAGCGCAGCCCAAGATGTGGCGATACCCCGAACAGAATGTCCTGTAGTCGGGGCAGACAGGGGACGATCTGCAGCCCTGTAGGCCCCTTGAATAACCTCCAGCCAGTGGGACAGACGCTGCTTCGAAAGTGGTTTTCCCAACTttgcagcagagaaacacacaaacagctgATCCGTCTGACGAACAGCCGTTGTAGCTGACACATATGTCCGTAAAGCCCTAACAGGGCACAATTTCAGCCTCCTGGTATCAGAACTGTCCACATAGGCTGGAAGATCAATGGTTTGGTTCACAAAAGCAGGATTCAACACCTTAGGCAGAAACGCAGTGTTCAGCCTCAGTCTCACACTGCAGTCATTCAAGCCCATTGTAAACACAAGGGGCTCACAGATAGCCATGTAGCTCACATCTCCGCTTCGCTGTGCAAACAGCCAGCAGGAAGGCAGTTTTAAGAGAGATCCATTTTTGCTCCGCCAGCTCCAGCAGTTCAAAAGGAGCTTCACAAAGAGCTGGAGTTGCTCCGGACGTGGGTGCCACACTTGTCCGTTCAGTTGTGAAAGCAGATCCGCTCGACTCGGGAGTTCCCATGGAACCCCGCAGAGTAAGGACAGCAGAGTCGAAAACCATGGTTGGTACGGCCACCTCGGGGCCACCAAGAGTACCCGATGCTGTTCCCGACGCACTCTGTCCAGTACAGCCGGAATCAGTGATAAAGGGGGAAAAGCATAGAGCAGGGTTCTTGGCCAGCTGTGAGCCAGGGCATCCTGGCCCAATGGGCTGTACAGCGCCGTCTCCGAAAaccagagagggcagtgtgtCGTGTCCAGTGAGGCAAAAAGGTCCACTTGAGCTTCTCCGAATTGTTCCCACACCAGCTGCACTACACCTGTGTGCAGTCTCCATTGCCCTGGGTGGAGGGAACGGCGAGAGTGCATCCGCCGTGACATTGGTGGCGCCCGTCACATGAGATGCTCTTAGAGACAACACTCTGGGGTGAACCCACGTCCAAAGCTCTTGTGCCAGTGCCAGTAGCCTGCGGGACCTCGTTCCGCCGAAGTGATTCACATGATAGACTGCTGACATATTGTCTGATCTCACTAAGACATGTCTGCCGCGGAGCACCAGGAGAAAATGTCTCAGGGCGAGCACTATCGCTCGTAACTCCAGGATGTTGATGTGGTCTCGTGCTTGCCGCCTGCACCAAGTTCCTTGTACAGCTCTGTGGTTCCAAACAGGCCCCCAACCGGTGGCTGAAGCATCCGTAGTAATCACTTCTCTGCGAGAAGGAATCTGACCTATCGTCACTCCTGACAGCAGGAAGGGTGCAGATTTCCAGATGTCGAGGGCAGTCAAACATTTGCTGGAAATGCGAACGAGTGTGTGTCTGTTCCATACAGCGTCCAGTTTTAAACTGATGAGCCACATCTGGAACGGTCGGATGTGGAGCTTCCCCAACGCCACAACCTGTGCAGCAGCTGTGAGAAGTCCCTGCAGGCTCAAAAGCCTCAAATATTGTACCTTGGCGCCTCGTCTGAGGCTGTGAATGGCCGATAATATAACCGCAGCGCGAGCTGGAGGTAGGTTGGCCAGCATGTGACGCGAATCCAAGACCATGCCTAAGAAGGTTATGTTCTGAGTCGGCGTCAAAGCACTCTTGTTCCAGTTCACCGCGAGCCCCAGTGCCTGCGTGTGCTGCAGCAatatgagtgtgtctgtgtgagcccTCTGCTCCGAGGGGGCACAG comes from Astyanax mexicanus isolate ESR-SI-001 chromosome 17, AstMex3_surface, whole genome shotgun sequence and encodes:
- the LOC103028262 gene encoding odorant receptor 131-2-like — encoded protein: MEATNGTNNMQLFSYEQVYKVDFDAATGTKIAVVVLMVVFFVYINCIMLFALKSKSTFHESPRYILFGHMLFNDSVLLLVTAVMYGMSLALLHVAKALCLLLVLISSCTFQNAPLTLALMSLERYVAICFPLRHAAIATQKSTAIAIGIIWFLSSLNFVTDIIYEFIIDPNHLVKITFCTREKLFVTKWQADKAQGFDILYFVSVLLIIIFTYISIIVAARSVSSNKDSAHKAHRTVLLHLFQLGLCLTSFLYSTIERMLYMMTGSSSSLFIHLRYLNFLIVLILPRCLSPLIYGLRDDAVRPLFRYYFCYATRKVKPASNGV